The Malus domestica chromosome 08, GDT2T_hap1 genomic interval gaaaacaaataattaggtgcaattaatgtgttttgtgtggtagtaaataatcttagtttaattaagtagctttcatttggtttgctaTAAATACCCAAGTCCCCAAGCCTTGTATATCatccaaggaaaaacaaagcctAGAGCTAAATAAGAAAAGCTTTGCTAATTAGTTTGTTTTGTGAGCTTTCTTTAAGAGTGTgctctatttttcttcttcttgggatCATTAGAGTTATCTTGGATACTCTTCTTATTCAACAAAGAATAAATATCTTCAGGTTCGATGTAGACATGATTTTGCTGAAACTCATTAAACTCTTGTTTAGATTGGGATTGCTTCTCTATTAGCAATTGAAACAGATAGAAGCTTAACAAATTAAACAACTACCAGGAATTACTAGCATATGCTAGTAAGTAGAAACACCCAAAAACAAAGATGTAGTGATTCAGACTTCTTAAATCTGAATTCATATACAAGAAATGCAACTTGATGATGGCAAACAATTCGGCTTTAATGATACAAATTGTTTGTACTGGAACCGAAGGCCTAGATGTGATAAGCGGATGGAACACATTAGCTTCTTCTTGAGGGGGAATTGATAATCACCTTCAAGGGATTGCATTTTTCTTCAGGCACCCCATATGTATTCTATGGTTTTCTAGTGAAGAGTTGGATGCTAAAGCGAAAATGTTGTTTTCGGCTGCTGCTAAATTTTATATTCAAAATTCAGACTGTTCATTGAAGTTTTTTCTTGCATACATAGCGGGCGCGGTTTGTTATTTCGCGAGAAAATTAAATGGCCTCATGTGCTAAAGCGTGACGAACAAACAAACATTAAACACATATAACAATTCAAATGTTTCATATGTGAAATCATACAGCCATGTAGCGAGATATAAGGTAGTAATTTAAAAAGTAGGAAACACAGAGTGAATCTGATGATATTGTGCAAGGATGTAGCTCAGTTTCTACCGACCTTCATCTTCAAAGGTATCAGTAATGGATCCGTGAGAGTAGCAAGCTTGTTGTGGAAGTTGAGGCAGTAGATGTTCATGCATATTTTGGGGAAGTTCCGGCAAGGGTGCTTCGAGCTGAAGAACCTTCATCACTTGTCCTGCTTTTGGTCTCTCCTCGTGGTCGGGGCGAGTGCACCATAATCCTACAACTAACAAGCattcaatttcatttttatcGAAATTCATACACAATCTCTCGTCAGCCACGTCGAGAAGATTTCCTGCAAGGTACAGCTTCCAAACCCAACTGAAGAGCGGCTCATGATATCCGGCATCCTGGTAAGTTCTCCTTCCACATGCAAGTTCCAAGGCCACAACTCCGAAACTAAACATATCAGATTCCTTAGTGGCCTTCCCTCCTTTCGCATATTCCGGTGCCATGTAGCCGTAAGTCCCTACCACCCCTGTTGTTTGAGTCCTGACCGGGGGATCCACAAGCTTCGCAAACCCAAAATCACCAAGCTTAGCGCTGAAATCGTTGTCCAACAGGACATTAGCTGATTTGATATCCCTATGAAGAACACACCGCTCTGCATCTTCATGTAGATAATGAAGCGCCGAGGCCAAGCCTAAAGCTATTTTATATCTGAAACTCCATTGCAGGGTTGTTCTAGGGCCAAATAGATGCATGTCAAGGCTGCCATTAGGCATGTACGAGTAAACAAGTAAGCATTCGCCTTCCTCGTGACACCATCCAATGAACTGCACCAGATTCTTGTGTATCAAACGACTTATTATTTTTACTTCAGTGGTGAAGATTTTCTCATGGTTCTTAATCGTGGCAAAGATTCTCTTCACAGCAACCGCACATCCAAGATCTTGTAATATTCCTTCATAAACTTGTCCTGACCCTCCTTGGCCTAGCTTTCTATCGTCCTCAAAGCCATTGGTTGCTGCAACTAATTCTTTGTAAGAAAACCGTTTCGGAAATGCCAGTTTCTCAAGATTCAAATCATTCGAGTGCTTTGCATGTCCATCATTCCGATTTCTTCGCTTCTTAACCACCAACAAACAGAAAAGCATGGCTACACCAAGCATCAAAACGAAGGAAGAAGCTACAACTGCCGTGATCAAGATTGCCTTCTTCGTTTTCATTTCCTTCTGTTTGATGGTTACCTCAACAGAATCCAAATTGGAATTGAATTCCCATGAACTTATAACATGCCGCTGCTTGTGAACAGCAGAAGCAGAAAATCCAATTGTAACCTGTTCGGGGAGAACCTTTCGCAAGTCAATGAcagaaaaaagagaagagtTGTCCACAAAAACAGGGTTTACGTCGTATCTCCAAAACACACTGAGGTTGTTGGAGGAAGCATTGTAAGTTATCCATGCATGACCAACGCTCTCACTTTTGTTTCTAAAATCCCAACTGCCACTAACCGTGGAGGAAATCTGATTCACGTTGATCCCCACGTGCGGCGCAGGTGGATCCCACTCGTTTCTTAAGGTATCAAACTCAACAGCTACAATATGGTTTTGTGACGCTACAAGATTAGTTGTTTTGTTGAACAATCCTAGATTACCGCTGTGGGAGTTGGGCGGAATAGGATAGCCAACGGGTGCAAGAAAAAAGGCAAAACCGTCGCCAATAGTGTTCGGACTGTCGCCAAAATTGACAGTAAACGTGAAATGAGTTTCGAAGTCTGCGAGCAAGCTCGTAGTAGAGTCCCATAACTGCAGAGGCTCTGAATACGTAGCTCGCCCGACACAGGGTGACCCCAGCTGCTGGTTGAGTTCGATCCTTGTGTAGGAGAGACGGGCATCGCCCGCGTTGTGTATTTTATTTGAGCCAGAGTCGAatttgttaggaatgtcggtactacaagatagagaatgcacaaagtaaagtagaaaatggacaccaaaaatttatgtggttcggcaatttatgcctacgtccaccaaacaaggatcaatcttcactatatgaaaagatgagtacaacaagagtagtcttaccaagccaaagacaaggcttgatggatacaagaaagtaggacacacactttctatcacactaaacttcactcacacaatgtgtagtggaacactctcactctcactcttggagtggaactctagctttggacttgatcctttgctactcactactctcttgatttgttggttcactacaacatcacacccatatttataggtgagggtttggcattctactagtttctagtgtattcttcaaacctctagcatagaaagatctagactagccacaaaagtgtggcttctagatctttccatttgcaaccaaggaagctagtactctctagcttcttccatcaacttaataacatgctagaattgtctagcatgctccagccatctctcttgcttactagaataatctagaacattgatcatgggctggaccatataccaacaatctccccctccagtccatgagggaggaattccgatcatgactccaagttacctggagtCCATCCCAGCACCCttaatgcagaattccaactttgattttgtgacctcctttgtcaacatgtctgaagaattattatcggtatgaatcttcttcagctgtagcatcttgttctcgatagcatctctaatccagtgataacgaatatcaatgtgcttggtgCGTGAATGGTATGCAGTGTTCTTGCTCAAATccagagcactctgactatcacaataaacgccataatcactttgcttcaaacccaactcttggagaaaccgcttcagccacaacaactccttgcatgcttctgtagcggctatgtattcagcctcggttgtagacaaagcaacacacttttgcaacttggattgccaagacacggctccccctgcaaaagtaaacaagtacccaaacgtagattttctaccatccaggtcacctcccatgtcagcatctgtaaatccttccaagattggtttggaaccgccaaagcacaagcacatcttagaagtccccttcaaatatctgagaatccacttaacagcttcccaatggtctttccctggattagagagaaacctgctcaccacacctactgcatgagcaatatctggccgtgtgcacaccattgcatacatgatacttcctactgctgaagagtagggaacaactgccattttctccttttcttcatatgtttttggacacaactctttgctcaacttgatatgattggctaaaggtgagcttaccgatttggctgttttcatgttgaacctttcaagcacccgttcaacatacttttcttgtgacagccacaacttcttggattttctgtcacgaattatctccatgcccaaaatctgcttggctggccctaagtccttcatgtcaaaggacttagataactcttctttgagctttttaatcataaaagcatcttgaccgacaatcaacatgtcatcaacataaagcaacaaaatgatgaatttacctccagaaaattgtttgatatagacacaagagtcagcatgagttctcttgtacccattactcaccatgaatgagttgaacttcttattccactgtctcggagcctgcttaagaccatataaacttttcttgagcttgcacaccaaattttctttacctttgacttcaaagcctttgggttgctccatgtatatctcctcttctaaattgccgtggagaaatgcagttttaacatctaactgctcgagctcaagatccatgcttgctgccataccaaggataactcgaatggaagtcatcttcaccaccggtgagaaaatctcatcaaagtcaactcatttcttttgaccaaaacctttgacaaccaaacgagccttgtaccttgtcatgttgtcgtctcttttcaatttgaacacccacttgtttttcaatgctttcctgccctttggaagctccaccagctcataggtatcattctttgataaggaatccatctccgactccattgccttcatccatttgtcactgtcgttatgagctCTGGCATCCTCATATGTTTCgggctctccataattagtcaacatgatatactctgatgaagaatacttggtagacggtcttcgacttctgatggatcttctgacctgatcttcattctcttgcggggctagaggctccccctgattggattctccttgaatctgctcttcttgactaggctccccctgatcagcaatctcatggtctggcacatcttgatcaggctcctcttgatcagcattatctgattctgcaggcacttcattggcagttgcttcagggatgtcatcgtgactttcttcatctgaagctaatggatcaactcctctgactgcgccatctggttgtgcctctttatccgaatccccaattgtttgatcttcataaaagaccacgtctctacttcggataaacttcttctggtatgggtcccataatctgtaaccaaaatcttcaccgccataaccaagaaagatgcacggtgtagctttgtagtctaacttcgatctctgctctttgggcacatgcacaaaagctttgcaaccaaacaccttcagatgagagtaagacacatcattaccagtccatactctctctggaacatcaagacctaatggtactgatggagatcggttgatcaaatagcaggctgtccttacagcttcaccccagaactgcttagataactttgcagtcctcaacatacacctgactttctccatgatggttcggttcattctttcagcaacaccgttatgttgtggagttccaggaactgtcttctcatgacgtatgccatgttttacacaatactctctaaactggtgagatgtgtactcgccgccgttgtcgctacgaaggcacttgagaggtttcccaatttccctctccaccatggcatggaactcctggaatgtctgaaacacctggtctttggatttcaacaaatacacccacacccttcgtgaagcatcatcaatataagtaacaaaatatttatttcttccaagtgactcgacttccatgggaccacacacatctgaataaacaagatctaacaagtttcctttctttgtagatggaacagaaaaactaactcttctttgttttccgaataaacaatgctcacaagagtttaacgacgtacctttggcaaagggaatatgagacttctttgccaaaacttgtaggcctttctcgctcatgtggcctagcctcttatgccacaagtctagagatgagtcttccacagcattcaactcacctttcaaaaccttggcatttgaccggtacaacgtacaacaaagtcgtgctcttgctaccaccattaagcctttagtaagcttcaattttccttcgccaatatggtgataatatccttgtcgatcaagggtaccgatggatatcagattgagacgtatatcaggaatatgtctcacatctttcaacatcaattggcagccgagattagttcttaagcagatatcaccaattccaagaattttggaatagctttcattccccatctttactatgccaaagtcaccttctttgtatgtactgaagaactcccgtttggacgtagcatggaaggaagctccattatcaaagatccattcaatgtctctgtcagagttgcccatatgcagacattcaccaacagacaatatttctggtacatcaccacatatgacagcggtggtattgccagtatcatctttcttctgattgtttccttccctttgctctctcttccaaactcgacaatttttcttcatatggccttctttgccacaatggtggcatgcacccctgaaccttgacttggatcggctaggactcctgccatgacctctaggccctctactcgtgcttcttccgcggttctctgtgacaaatacttggctgctatctgtgcCAGAAATCTTTCTCCTTGTAtcttcattgagcatgctatttttaacattatcaagagtaagaacaccattagaagcagagttacttatactcaccacaaaggtctcccaactgtctggcaaggatccaagtaacaagatcgcttgtagctcgtcctcgatcgtcattttcatagtagccaactggttgatgatattctggaaattgttcaagtgttctgctacacttaaaccatccttgtacttcacattgatgagctctttgatcaagaaggctttcttggctggggtcttcttctcgaacaaggactcaagcttcgtccaaaactcgcgagcattggtttcattagacacatggtgaaaaacactatcatccacccattgtctaattgtgccaatagccttgcgattcatcttcttccactcggcatcggacatgctctcgggcttagcggcatctccttcaattggctcatgcaaatccttgcaatagagaatgtcctccatccttggcttccatgttacccaattggagttggtgagtttgatcatagtgccacttccttccatctcgtagtacgagccaaccgggctctgataccacttgttaggaatgtcggtactacaagatagagaatgcacaaagtaaagtagaaaatggacaccaaaaatttatgtggttcggcaatttatgcctacgtccaccaaacaaggatcaatcttcactatatgaaaagatgagtacaacaagagtagtcttaccaagccaaagacaaggcttgatggatacaagaaagtaggacacacactttctatcacactaaacttcactcacacaatgtgtagtggaacactctcactctcactcttggagtggaactctagctttggacttgatcctttgctactcactactctcttgatttgttggttcactacaacatcacacccatatttataggtgagggtttggcattctactagtttctagtgtattcttcaaacctctagcatagaaagatctagactagccacaaaagtgtggcttctagatctttccatttgcaaccaaggaagctagtactctctagcttcttccatcaacttaataacatgctagaattgtctagcatgctccagccatctctcttgcttactagaataatctagaacattgatcatgggctggaccatataccaacagaaTTGTGGGAAGCTGAAGGAAAGTGGATTGGCAAAGGGAGCGAAAAGATGGATGGAAAGGAAGAAGACACTAAAAATGTAGCGCTTGTTTGAGTAGTGAAAGATCATTGTCTGATAGTTTAGGATGAAATTGGTGCAAAGTTTCAGTAAAAAAGAGAACTGCAGAAAAAGGCCTAAACAACTTTGAAACAGCAAAGAAAAATACGAGGAATATGATAAGTGGTATACACTTATTGACTGATTAAATAGTCTTATGCACTAATTAAAGCCGTCTTATCTCTTATTGGTTGAACCTTGGCAGGGACGGAGCTACAATTTCTTTTAGTGGGGTATCCCGAAAATCAACTAAGAAAACCTTATTATAGTATGACTTATACTCAATATGATAATAGAGATGCTTTCAAATGATGATGTATCACAATTccatgttacaaaaatttcaatatagtagTGGAAAGTGGAAAAGTTGTGTGAAAAATATTAATACATGATAGGCGGGAGTGAGTTTTTCAGtttgaatgacatgagtaagaGCACTTTTACTCATATAATATTTGACATGGAGTATAAGTGATATGAAGGTATGTTGGATATtagatacatatattttcttcaaagatAACACGTGTATATTATATAACTCTAGTCAGCAACTTAATAAACGAATTACTTGAGTGGGGACATCTACCCCCAGTGAGCCTTCATTGGCTCTGTCCATGACCTTGGCCGACCTTGTTTACTCTTATCTTCATACTCGAATATCATATTCTCCTCTTACTTTACGTGAATTTGGCGTTctaatatcgtttgtaaaaaaaaaaaaaaaaaaaagagtaatctGCAAACAAAAATAGCGAcagttaatttattttatttactatacaaaaaaggaaaagaacaaTAGTGACGATGCAGCTTACCCCAAAAGTCGATGCGTGCGAGCCTCTAGAATCTTAATTAAATAGTTTAGGAGGATATTCAACTC includes:
- the LOC139198300 gene encoding L-type lectin-domain containing receptor kinase IX.1-like, whose translation is MIGIPPSWTGGGDCCTDIPNKFDSGSNKIHNAGDARLSYTRIELNQQLGSPCVGRATYSEPLQLWDSTTSLLADFETHFTFTVNFGDSPNTIGDGFAFFLAPVGYPIPPNSHSGNLGLFNKTTNLVASQNHIVAVEFDTLRNEWDPPAPHVGINVNQISSTVSGSWDFRNKSESVGHAWITYNASSNNLSVFWRYDVNPVFVDNSSLFSVIDLRKVLPEQVTIGFSASAVHKQRHVISSWEFNSNLDSVEVTIKQKEMKTKKAILITAVVASSFVLMLGVAMLFCLLVVKKRRNRNDGHAKHSNDLNLEKLAFPKRFSYKELVAATNGFEDDRKLGQGGSGQVYEGILQDLGCAVAVKRIFATIKNHEKIFTTEVKIISRLIHKNLVQFIGWCHEEGECLLVYSYMPNGSLDMHLFGPRTTLQWSFRYKIALGLASALHYLHEDAERCVLHRDIKSANVLLDNDFSAKLGDFGFAKLVDPPVRTQTTGVVGTYGYMAPEYAKGGKATKESDMFSFGVVALELACGRRTYQDAGYHEPLFSWVWKLYLAGNLLDVADERLCMNFDKNEIECLLVVGLWCTRPDHEERPKAGQVMKVLQLEAPLPELPQNMHEHLLPQLPQQACYSHGSITDTFEDEGR